The Engystomops pustulosus chromosome 4, aEngPut4.maternal, whole genome shotgun sequence genome contains a region encoding:
- the CNTROB gene encoding centrobin isoform X3: MTSEVEDLAHELSRRLQEGLETSERKEPSPYISQMESLRCHLKTMLTLGGSVTSLGEAPEKRLEQQSDSTSTLLSARPGQDLSPPLSLVGLEGLFPRYSTLYNAPLPDLQLRDSLEKETARRKHLERHIQNLQNEMLELQQRASVMLAAEHRKDGMIQQLDQTLALVVGGWKQQENQREQSMRRLREEKEEAEQARIRDQEALTLVEKQLAEALESLDHEKKATKEQQVELQRQVAELTAQASLLQAEREVEEAAREQEKRELELLRQRMQEQQRSWEEREKELLEEHRRVQDQGARDLEAEKAYMQQETHKCQQLQLALSALQGDVLSLERELQTSHRERDTLQMELNLEKARSESEKVRIESEHKMRLEEVITERLSALHDESAQHLCTVREQHRKQLLELTSQHEAELCSQMSQFKAELQERERRHRDVVMDYELKLSHSEERCLELSRFLHRLESERAKMLSQLQDVMKSHWSQALRVLSAKVPSESSSVGAPRQPMDDSEPAMSQLTREGVYGEESSVQAGQGTVAAGKTNRQLRDNTGSHNENDGHVQRSALQAIATGSRHLEDSQRSRQGGNRPLTDSSGSDLINFSRITEERSQSLIGSGSAKDSNLRFMGDGVSNKTKNTDVQVSLTDVQLSGNIGQLGAVDTTSLFSRGSFKNGDLQTLREMIADDVIRKYLADQYMRESYGRVTVDKSQYLSHQEMTDQNKNSSGYSVTRNETLGHGGHQIEGLHQSLMGGRQQDYSERSILSSMDNHQIKNFSALSFTGAPTQNQNLRDSTTVQIHNHSKEAANRTTAGGSNHLSEPGTYLSLDRAPLSIPNLSPISKVSFQGHGRGSRTPSTYREDKISHQPGRGVSDPEESFYPMQVEELSHSFSSHHGFLPLEPNPDVTMTGNVATTLPKTFPEHPFHDEPPNKSQETSSHWDGEDQATPNPILQYYIRMLLDRTPGDPLNELDKGLLHIDPDITALPHPLGSRKEQPHLSTYVSRPDEKEQEVSKLPTNPKKIPPKGPEAVKKEVLITQRRPGPSKPLKRVSTRGGRSGIWK; the protein is encoded by the exons GGGAGGCCCCGGAGAAGAGACTGGAGCAGCAGAGTGACAGCACCAGCACCCTCCTCAG CGCCCGTCCTGGCCAGGACCTCTCCCCTCCCCTGTCCCTGGTGGGACTGGAGGGACTATTCCCGCGATACTCCACCCTGTATAACGCTCCTCTGCCCGACCTGCAGCTGAGAGACAGCCTGGAGAAAGAGACCGCGCGCCGCAAG CACCTGGAACGTCACATCCAGAACCTGCAGAACGAGATGCTGGAGCTCCAGCAGAGGGCGTCGGTGATGCTGGCGGCGGAGCACAGGAAGGACGGCATGATCCAGCAGCTGGACCAG ACTCTGGCCCTGGTGGTCGGGGGATGGAAGCAGCAGGAAAATCAGAGAGAACAGTCCATGCGGCGTCTccgagaggagaaggaggaggctgagCAGGCCCGGATCAGAGACCAAGAG GCTCTGACCCTGGTGGAGAAGCAGCTGGCCGAGGCCCTGGAGTCACTGGACCACGAGAAGAAAGCCACCAAGGAGCAGCAGGTGGAGCTTCAGAGACAG GTGGCCGAGCTGACGGCACAGGCGTCTCTACTCCAGGCCGAGCGAGAAGTGGAGGAGGCGGCCAGGGAGCAGGAGAAACGGGAGCTGGAGCTGCTACGGCAGCGCATGCAGGAGCAGCAGAGATCctgggaggagagggagaaggagCTGCTGGAGGAGCACAGGAGAGTGCAGGATCAGGGGGCCAGAGACCTGGAGGCCGAAAAG GCCTACATGCAGCAGGAGACCCACAAGTGTCAGCAGCTGCAGCTGGCCCTGAGCGCTCTGCAGGGAGATGTCCTGAGCCTGGAGCGGGAGCTACAGACCTCGCACCGGGAGAGAGACACTCTGCAGATGGAGCTCAACCTGGAAAAG GCACGGAGTGAATCGGAAAAAGTGCGGATCGAAAGTGAGCACAAAATGAGGCTGGAAGAGGTGATCACCGAGAGGCTGAGCGCGCTCCACGATGAGAGCGCCCAACACCTGTGCACAGTCAGAGAGCAGCACAG AAAGCAGCTCCTGGAGCTCACATCCCAGCATGAAGCAGAACTCTGCAGCCAGATGTCCCAGTTCAAGGCCGAACTACAGGAGAGGGAGCGGCGTCACCGAGACGTTGTCATGGACTATGAACTCAA GCTGTCTCACTCGGAGGAACGCTGCCTAGAACTGTCTCGGTTCCTTCACCGGTTGGAGAGTGAAAGAGCCAAAATGTTGTCCCAGCTTCAGGATGTTATGAAGAGTCACTGGAGTCAGGCCCTACGTGTTCTCTCTGCCAAG GTTCCTTCTGAGAGCTCCTCGGTTGGGGCACCGCGTCAACCGATGGACGATTCTGAACCGGCGATGTCACAACTCACCAGAGAAGGGGTCTACGGAGAGGAGTCCAGCGTTCAGGCCGGGCAAGGAACCGTCGCAGCTGGGAAGACTAACCGGCAACTGAGAGATAATACTGGTTCCCATAATGAGAACGATGGTCATGTTCAGAGGAGTGCTCTTCAGGCCATTGCCACTGGTAGCCGCCATCTAGAAGATAGTCAGCGAAGCAGACAGGGGGGCAATCGACCTCTTACAGATAGCAGTGGCTCAGACCTGATTAACTTCAGCAGAATCACAGAAGAAAGAAGCCAAAGTCTCATTGGATCAGGTTCTGCAAAGGACTCGAATCTCAGATTTATGGGGGACGGGGTGAGCAACAAGACTAAAAACACTGATGTCCAAGTCTCATTGACTGATGTCCAGCTGAGCGGCAATATTGGCCAACTGGGGGCGGTAGATACCACCAGTCTCTTCAGCAGGGGGTCTTTTAAGAACGGTGACCTCCAGACGCTCCGGGAAATGATAGCTGATGACGTCATAAGAAAGTATCTCGCCGATCAGTATATGAGGGAATCCTACGGTAGGGTCACGGTGGACAAAAGCCAATATTTGTCCCACCAAGAGATGACCGACCAAAACAAAAACTCCAGCGGCTACTCGGTGACGAGAAACGAGACGTTAGGACATGGTGGCCACCAAATCGAGGGACTACATCAGTCATTGATGGGAGGTCGACAACAAGATTATTCAGAGAGAAGTATATTGAGCTCTATGGACAATCAtcaaatcaagaacttttcagcGTTGTCCTTCACGGGTGCTCCTACCCAGAACCAGAACCTGAGAGACAGTACTACAGTGCAAATCCATAATCACTCCAAGGAGGCCGCCAACCGGACCACCGCTGGGGGTAGTAACCACTTAAGTGAACCTGGTACTTACCTGAGCCTAGATCGGGCTCCACTATCCATTCCAAACCTCAGTCCAATATCCAAGGTGTCTTTCCAAGGACACGGCCGTGGTTCAAGAACCCCCTCCACATATCGAGAGGACAAAATAAGTCATCAGCCGGGTCGCGGAGTGTCCGATCCAGAAGAAAGTTTCTACCCAATGCAAGTGGAAGAACTAAGTCACAGCTTCAGTAGTCATCATGGCTTTTTACCGCTGGAGCCAAACCCAGATGTCACCATGACAGGGAACG TGGCCACAACTCTTCCCAAAACCTTCCCCGAGCACCCCTTTCATGACGAGCCTCCCAATAAGAGCCAGGAGACCTCTTCACACTGGGATGGAGAAGACCAAGCCACCCCAAATCCAATCCTGCAGTACTACATCCGTATG TTACTTGATCGGACACCAGGCGACCCCCTCAATGAACTGGATAAAGGTCTGCTTCACATAGACCCTG ATATAACAGCATTGCCCCATCCTCTAGGGAGCAGAAAAGAGCAGCCTCATCTTAG TACCTATGTCTCTAGACCAGATGAGAAGGAGCAAGAGGTCTCCAAACTCCCAACCAATCCCAAGAAAATTCCACCTAAAGGTCCAGAAGCCGTAAAGAAAGAG GTTCTGATTACTCAACGTCGTCCTGGTCCATCCAAGCCTCTGAAGAGGGTTTCTACACGAGGAGGGCGTTCGGGGATTTGGAAATAA